From the genome of Paenibacillus sp. JQZ6Y-1, one region includes:
- a CDS encoding PQQ-dependent sugar dehydrogenase — protein MLNMYPKGKILTAALLLALPVSACTSESTMNGALTEPSTTPSISSNTAPTSSTASGTTSEATSSSKPSSTSTTDSTNTSSNNQSSSTDRSSAANSTSSSTSKKATTTATTTKKNASITDSLKGGYTVAATKLDIPWSIQFSGDTVYITQRGGGIVQIKNGKQTVQKIQTKKVLRVVGEAGLTGFVLDPKFSTNKTAYIYHAYEQNGTGYNRIVKIKLTSGVWKEQKALVEQIPGGRIHEGGRLAFGPDGLLYSTAGETNRRELSQDRSSLGGKILRMTSDGAVPKDNPFKNSYVYAYGLRNSQGLAWTSKGVLYASDHGPSGAPIPGTSQTDRTGLDEINVIKAGANYGWPKVMGKETAQGITAPVYVAGTTAIAPSGIAATPDDKILVATLAGESLKLFDPSTKKMTDILTDVGRVRDVAIHNGKIYVITNNTSRGSANADDDRLLILK, from the coding sequence ATGCTTAATATGTATCCAAAAGGAAAAATATTAACCGCAGCTTTGCTGCTTGCCCTGCCCGTCTCTGCCTGTACATCCGAATCTACAATGAATGGTGCGTTGACAGAACCTTCCACCACACCGTCGATCTCGTCCAATACCGCTCCTACTTCGTCCACAGCATCCGGCACTACCAGTGAAGCCACATCCTCATCCAAGCCATCGTCTACATCAACGACTGATTCTACAAATACCAGTAGCAATAACCAGTCGTCGTCCACAGATCGCTCCTCTGCAGCCAATAGTACATCTTCGTCTACGAGTAAAAAAGCAACGACAACCGCAACGACTACCAAGAAAAATGCCAGCATTACCGATTCCCTGAAAGGCGGCTACACGGTAGCGGCAACCAAGCTAGACATTCCATGGTCGATCCAATTCTCTGGCGATACCGTGTATATCACGCAGCGCGGCGGCGGAATTGTACAGATCAAGAACGGCAAGCAAACCGTGCAAAAGATTCAGACCAAAAAAGTGCTACGTGTCGTTGGCGAAGCGGGTTTGACCGGATTTGTGCTCGATCCCAAATTTTCCACCAACAAAACCGCCTACATTTACCATGCGTATGAGCAGAACGGCACCGGATACAATCGCATTGTGAAGATCAAGCTGACGAGCGGCGTCTGGAAAGAACAAAAGGCACTGGTAGAACAGATCCCAGGCGGACGCATTCATGAAGGCGGACGACTCGCCTTTGGTCCAGATGGATTACTGTACAGCACTGCTGGTGAAACCAATCGCCGTGAGCTGTCACAAGATCGCTCCAGTCTAGGCGGCAAAATCCTGCGCATGACCTCTGACGGCGCAGTGCCTAAGGATAATCCGTTCAAAAATTCCTACGTCTACGCCTACGGATTGCGCAATTCGCAAGGATTGGCATGGACATCCAAAGGCGTATTGTACGCATCCGACCATGGTCCAAGCGGCGCACCAATTCCCGGCACCAGCCAGACCGACCGTACGGGGTTGGATGAGATCAACGTGATCAAGGCAGGCGCCAACTACGGCTGGCCGAAGGTGATGGGCAAAGAAACCGCCCAAGGCATCACCGCCCCTGTCTATGTCGCCGGTACCACCGCCATCGCGCCATCCGGCATCGCCGCCACACCGGATGATAAGATACTGGTCGCCACCCTTGCTGGTGAAAGCCTGAAACTGTTCGATCCATCTACCAAAAAAATGACTGATATCCTCACCGATGTCGGCCGAGTACGCGATGTAGCAATTCACAATGGGAAGATTTATGTGATTACGAATAATACGTCGCGAGGTTCAGCGAATGCAGACGATGATCGGTTGTTAATTTTGAAGTAA